One Lysinibacillus sp. OF-1 DNA segment encodes these proteins:
- a CDS encoding DUF3953 domain-containing protein, translating to MLNCLKIIFSIIGISLAAYGLITRDFQLNYLMILFLGLFLFTLGIQECQKQRTVYGWLLIGLFLFSIYVSIQSFVLI from the coding sequence ATGTTAAATTGTTTGAAAATTATTTTCTCAATCATTGGTATTTCTCTCGCTGCTTATGGACTAATCACCCGTGATTTCCAACTGAATTACCTCATGATATTGTTCTTAGGTTTATTCTTGTTCACTTTAGGCATTCAAGAATGTCAAAAACAGAGAACCGTTTATGGGTGGTTGCTAATCGGGCTATTTTTATTTTCAATTTATGTGTCCATTCAAAGCTTTGTCTTGATTTAA